The sequence gacatggtggcgcacgcctgtagtcccagctactgaggaggctgagacaagagaatcacttgaacacagaagtcaaaggttgcagtgagctgagattatgccaccacactccagcctggataacagagtgagactccatctaaaaaaagaaaagaaatcaaggcCTGttgtggctaacacctgtaaccccagcacctttAGAGACccaggtaggaggatcccttgaggccaagagtttgagatgagcctgggcaacatagggagagcctgcctctacaaaaaaaataatttaagaattaaTGGGTgcatgctacttgggaggctgaagtaggaggatcccttgagctgaggagttttgaggttgcggtgagctgtgattgagccactgcattctagcctgggtgacagagggaaaccctgtctctaaaaagtaaaaaataaaagtaaatcaatAGTAACTAAAGTAAAACTCTAGAAATATTTACAGTTACTACAGAGGAAGTTTAAAACAGTTTAAGCAATAAATATAAGAGTAGACTAAAAAACACGGAAGTTTACAATTTCTAACAGACTGTATCAATTGGCAAATTGATTCAATTTATGATTGTTAAAATAGGTGAATAAGATTAGATGACAAGATAACAAAAAAGgaatctgttatttatttatgtatttatttattttgagatggagttttgctcttgttgcccaggccagagtgcaatggcatgatctgggctcactgcaacctccgtctccctagttcaagcaattctcctgcctcagcctcccaagtagctgagattacaggcatgcgccactgcgcccagctaactttttgcatttttagtagagacagagtttcaccatgttagccaggctggtcttgaactcctgacttcaggtgatcagcccgcctcaacctccaaaagcgctgggtttacagatgtgagccaccacaacgaGCCaataataagatttttaaaaacatttttgcatCTGGAGACCCCAGGGGGCTTCCCCGAGAAAGGACAGCCTCTGTGGTCAGAGAGGCTGCAATTCAGAGCATTCCCACAGACAACGCCATGTGCTCATGCTCACCTGCTTAGGTGTGTGAGTGAGTCACCTGGAGATGCGGTGCAGAAACATTGACACCTGAGCTATCTTTCTTCCTCTGCCCTTTGCAGGTGTTTGATGTACAGAGGAAAGTCACCTATAAGAACCTGAGCACCTGGTACATGGAGCTTCGGGAGTTCAGGCCAGAGATCCCATGCATCGTGGTGGCCAATAAAATTGATGGTGGGGCCATCCCTGCACCTGGGTGTTAGCAATTCACTGGGGACCCACCACCACACGTTTCCTCCCCCATTCCTGGGGCAGGCAGCCTTCAGTGATTGTTCCTCCCTCCCACGATAAGATATGACCCTTGGTTACTTGCGTTCTTCCCGCCTTATAAAGAAGCCAGCTAAGCCAGCCTGCCCTCTTCCCAAGACACAGATCCCTATTAACTGAACTCTCTAGGACATGTTTCCTAATCATCCCTGCCTATCCCACTTTCTGGAATGAAGGCCTCCAGTGGCCCACCCTCCAaaccctcttcccttcccttgaCAGACAGACCAATGTCCTACCTTCTCTCTACAGCAGACATAAACGCGACCCAAAAAAGCTTCAATTTTGCCAAGAAGTTCTCCCTGCCCCTGTATTTTGTCTCCGCTGCTGATGGCACCAACGTTGTGAAGGTATGGTCGACTGCAGAGGTAGCAAGGCCAGGGTGCTAGGTGGTAAAGGGAAGCTGTGAAGAGAAGGGCTTACTGCAGGTGTGATGGAGAGAATGGGAACAGTGCATGGGCATgggtggcagggaggggagaAGCTGATGGGCCTGGACTTGATGAGGCGGAAGTCCATTGACCATACATAGGTCAGGGTGATGGGGAGAGGCAAATGGAAAGGTGAGGTTGCTGATTTTAGGAATGGAGTATTGTGTAGTCTCACAGTGGGGCCAGTGGGGTGAACTGGGCAGAGTCCAAGGCACTCCCATCCACCATCTCTACCTCACCCCCAACTCTTCAGTGATGCAATTTGATTAGCTGTGTCTCTACCTCACCCGCAGCTCTTCAATGATGCAATTCGATTAGCTGTGTCTTACAAACAGAACTCCCAGGACTTCATGGATGAGATTTTTCAGGAGCTCGAGGTAGGTCAGGCCCACATTTCGGGTGGGATGGAAGAAACGGCTTCTCTTCAGGGATAGGGACTACAACGCAGTGGAGTGGCTCTCGCCTAACTTTGCCCCACTAAATGTCTCAGAGCTGCGGCTGAGCAAACGTAGGGCCAGGCCTCACCTGCAACCTTGTCCACAGAACTTCAAGTTGGAACAGGAAGAGGAGAATGTGCCAGACCAGGAGCAGAACAGCAGCATCGAGACCCCATCAGAGGAGGCGGCCTCTCCCCACAGCTGAGGGGCTGGGGCTAGGGGTGGGTGGAGCCTTTTTAAAGTACCCTTCCCTTCAACAGCTCTCCAGCTCTGAATGGAGGAACTCTCTAGGCCATCCCCTCTTCTACCTCCTGCAGCCCATCCATCCTATTAGCCTCCCACATTCAAGGCCCTTAATGCAGGGATGAGGTCAGCACCAGCAAAC comes from Macaca mulatta isolate MMU2019108-1 chromosome 10, T2T-MMU8v2.0, whole genome shotgun sequence and encodes:
- the RABL2B gene encoding rab-like protein 2B isoform X2 translates to MAEDRTKPSELDQGKYDADDNVKIICLGDSAVGKSKLMERFLMDGFQPQQLSTYALTLYKHTTTVDGKTILVDFWDTAGQERFQSMHASYYHKAHACIMVFDVQRKVTYKNLSTWYMELREFRPEIPCIVVANKIDDINATQKSFNFAKKFSLPLYFVSAADGTNVVKLFNDAIRLAVSYKQNSQDFMDEIFQELENFKLEQEEENVPDQEQNSSIETPSEEAASPHS
- the RABL2B gene encoding rab-like protein 2B isoform X3, which translates into the protein MARPSLWVFDVQRKVTYKNLSTWYMELREFRPEIPCIVVANKIDADINATQKSFNFAKKFSLPLYFVSAADGTNVVKLFNDAIRLAVSYKQNSQDFMDEIFQELENFKLEQEEENVPDQEQNSSIETPSEEAASPHS
- the RABL2B gene encoding rab-like protein 2B isoform X4; this encodes MARPSLWVFDVQRKVTYKNLSTWYMELREFRPEIPCIVVANKIDDINATQKSFNFAKKFSLPLYFVSAADGTNVVKLFNDAIRLAVSYKQNSQDFMDEIFQELENFKLEQEEENVPDQEQNSSIETPSEEAASPHS
- the RABL2B gene encoding rab-like protein 2B, whose product is MAEDRTKPSELDQGKYDADDNVKIICLGDSAVGKSKLMERFLMDGFQPQQLSTYALTLYKHTTTVDGKTILVDFWDTAGQERFQSMHASYYHKAHACIMVFDVQRKVTYKNLSTWYMELREFRPEIPCIVVANKIDADINATQKSFNFAKKFSLPLYFVSAADGTNVVKLFNDAIRLAVSYKQNSQDFMDEIFQELENFKLEQEEENVPDQEQNSSIETPSEEAASPHS